Genomic segment of Pleurocapsa minor HA4230-MV1:
TTTACGGAAGAAAATGAGCCAGATTTTCTCACAGCCTTAGCGTTAGAAACAAAGCGCAAACAAGAAGAAGCTCTAAGTCCTAGAGTTACCAGCCCCAGCTATTTATATTACTCTCAACGGGTACAGTATTATCAGCAGGTCAAACGTTATTGCGATCGCTTTAAACCAGAGCAAATTAAAGTGATTATCTTTGAAGAATTTAAATCAGCAAACGAGCGTATTTTTCGCGAGATTTTAGAATTTTTGGGAGTCGAACCTAACTTTACTCCTGAATATTCAGCGATTAACGTCAATAAAGAAGTTAAGTTTAAAGCTATTAATAATTTAATTAATAATCCTCTGGCTAAAAGTATTTCTAAAAACTTACTTTCTCAAGAATTTAATGAGTTTGTGCGAGATAATGTGGTCGAAAAACTGCTCTGGCATCAAGCACCAAAAGCAAAAATACCAGAAGAAATCAAACTCCAGTTAATGCAACAGTATCAACCAGAAGTAGCTAAGATTTCCGAGTTACTCCAGCTAGATTTGCTGTCCAAGTGGGGGTATGATACTTTGTCTGACTGATTAAATAATAGGTAATGGGTAACGGGTAATGGGTAATGGGTTAAGAGCATAATCTTAGTTTTCTGGAGAAATTAATTTGATTCTTAATAATAAATATTTAACGTAAAAGAGGAAATGCTGAATAAAAAGAATATTATCTCTAGTGTTTTATCTCTGGCTTTAGGATTTTTCTTAGTCTGGCTAATTTTACGTTTTACTGAGGTTGACTTAGCAGAAATTGTGGCTACTTTTTATAGCTTAAATCCTCTACTGGCAGGATTAGCTATTAGTAGCTTAATTATTCATACATTTTTTACCGCCTACAAGTGGGCGCTGGTTACTCAAAAACTAACTCCTAATAATCAACAACCGTTAAAATTTTATTTATTTTATACAACGTTAGGTTCGTTAACCATGCAGTTTATGCCCCAATATGTAGGCATGGTTATGGTGCAGAATTTTGCTCTGCGGGCGCATAAAATAAGTTCTTTTTCGCGGGGTTTTTTATCAATCATTTACGATCAATTTTTTAATATGCTGATTCCTCTACTGCTGTTTCCTGCTTCAATACTTTATGTATTAGGGTATGTTTCTTCATCGGTAGCGGTTTTTATGTGGATTGCGACCATTATTGCCACCCATTTTATTATTAATAAATGGCATCGTCGTTTAATCTCTTGGTTAATTAAAACCTTAACTTGGCTCAAGCAGTTAAAGTCAGGTAAAAATCGCAACTCACAACTAGAAATAGGTAGTAGTAATGACTCGATCTTAGGCAAAGACTTTACTCTTTATTTATATTGGATTTCAGTTGTTCGCTATGGAGTGTGGACGATTCGCGGAATTTTCATTGCGATCGCTGGTGGTTTCAAAATTAAGCTGTGGGCAGTTGTCTTTGTCACGCCAATTGTCCAATTAGCCATGTTACTCAGCTTTACCCCCGCTAACTTAGGATTTATGGAGTTTAGCTGGATTGGCTTACTGGAATTGTCTAATGTCCCAGGTGAAGTCGCCGTGCAGTTTTCTCTCATGCAGCGCTTTCTCTACATAGTCGCGGTGGTCATTATTCTCGCGGTGTTTGCTGTAGTCTCGTTGATTGACCGATTCGCCTTATTCTCCTCCAAACAAAATTAATTACTAGATATTTAATAGTTATTGTTTATCAATGTTGAATCTTGCTACCAAAGAACGATCGAAACAGCGCCCACTGACAATAGAAACCGTTTTAGCTGTAAGTGCTGTTGTCTTGATCGTCGCGATATTTCTGAAGGCAGTTTTAGATGTCGATAACAACTACGATCCTGGCTGGTATCATCTCCCTTTTGCTGGCAGAATTTGGGGGATTCTACCCAAATCAATGTTTATCGGGGACGAGAAATGGTTTGAACCGCGCTTTGATGGCTTTCCTTTGCTCGCGCACTTTCTCCAAGGTTTTTTCTGGCGAATTACAGGGAGGATGCAATCAACTAACCTAGTCAGCTTCCTCTCAGTTATTGGTTATTTATTCTTTCTCAGGAAATTCTTTCAAGTTCCTCTTTACCTTTCGGCAATCGCTCTATTTTCGATTCCCTTAGTTCTCACCCATGCTAGTACCAGCTTTGTCGATTTACTCGGAAATATTGGCGTATCAATCCTAGTCATGATGAGCTATCGCTTTTATCAAAGCCAGGAGTTACCAACCAAGAGCGAACTGTTTATGGCTTTTTTGGGAGCAGCGATCGCTGTCAATACTAAAACACAGCTACAACCTTTGGTATTTGTCATCTTAATTGCCGCTGGGATTAGATTATGTTGGCTGTGGCGACATCAAGTAACCGTGCAAAAGCTAACTAAAATAGTGCCAGTTGCTTTATTAGCCAGCGTGATTATTTATGCCAGCCCGATTAAAAATACTGTTTTATACGGTAATCCTCTATATCCAATCAAAGTTCAAGTAGCGGGAATAGTACTCAATCACAAACTTAGTCCCGAAGCCTACGAAGAGGGTAATCGTCAGCTCAATTGGCTTAAATCAGTATTAGATATTAATACCCCTCTGACATGGACTCCCGATCAGTGGAGTGACGATCTGCTGCGTAATCGTCGGGGTGGTTTCTTTGGCGCATATGTAGTCTTTAATTTCCTGCTGTTGCTGGGATTTTTCCTGCGAGAATTAATCCAGAATAAATCTTTGCCCAAAAGCGATCGCTCTCAATCGGCTAAGTTTGCTGTCTTAACAGCGATCGCTATGTCTTTACCCCCTCTCAACTTTCCTCAATCCCACGAGTTGAGATACTTTATGTACTGGATGATTTCTCTGGTATCTCTCAATCTTTATCTCGTTGCTTTGCCTAAAAACCTTCGGCTATTGGGGAAATGGTTACAGCCTAAATATATGGGTTTGATCTACGCTATTTTTCTCACGATTGTTTTGGTCAAGACTCAAGGTTTCTATGTCAAACCATCCTTAATAACAGAGGAGCAGTACGTCAATTTTGGGGTTAAGCAACAATTTTTGAGTAAAATCCAACCTAACGATCGAGTTTGTTTGATCAGTAAACATATCGGCAAAAATGTCAAAAGAGAGCCGATTGTCGCTTTGAAATATGTGTTTGCCTACAGTTCTTATTTCCATCCTGAAAAAAACTATGATTACTCAATTCAAGCCGCTTTAAAACCCGAATCCTGTGGCGATCGCAAGATTATTCCGCTTTATTTCCAGAAATAGATAGAGATTGAGAAAATCATTAATAACCCTATATAATTAACATCAATTTTGCTTGAATGCGATCAAACGCTTCATTTGAGTTGATTTAGTTTAAAATATCTAAAGCAAGCTTATTGGTAATTATTGTGACTCAAATTTTTAACCTGCAATTAGAGAACAACGTCAAAAAAATAACTCAAGCAATTAGACAACAAAAAATTAACGAATACATCATTAAAAAGCAATTTGAAGATGTATCTTTTGATTTTGTCATTGGTGATTCAGAAGGACAACAATGGTATGATTCCTCGCCGAAAAATCAAGTAGAACTACTAAATCCAGAATTCAAGTTTATTCAGCAACTGATCAAACCAGGAGATATAGTATTTGAATGCGGAACTCATCATGGTTTAACCGCCATGCTGTTATCAAGGTGGGTAGGAACAGAAGGCAAAATTGTTACTTTTGAAATCAATAATCACAATGCTGCGATCGCGAAAAAAAATATTGAGCTAAACAATATTAATAATGTGATTCTCGAACAAAAAGGACTGGGAAGTCAAAAAAGCCAGCAAAAAATCTTTAATAAATCGAATTCATCTGTGACTCCATCCAAAATAGTTTCTTTGGGGTGGTTGAAAAACTTTATTTATGGAACTAATGAAGTAGAGATCATTGCTTTAGATGATTATGCTCAAACACAATCAACATTACCCACATTTATCAAAATAGATGTCGAAGGATATGAAAGTGAAGTGTTAAAAGGAGCAACAGAAATTCTCAAAACTCTTCCCAAACTAGAAATTGAAATTCATACAGAAATACTATCTCGATATAATACCTCCGTCAAAGAAATCTTTGAGCTTATAAATATTGAATCTTATCAAACTTGGGTGCAATGGGACGATGGAGAAGAACCTCAACCATTCGATTTACAACAAAAAATAGACCGTAGAGTTCATTTGTTTGCTGTACCCAAAGATGAAAGTAATTAAAAAGTAATAAATTAATTACATTGGGATAAAAACTGAAATGAAATAAGATTAACGTCACATCTTAACATTATTTTGCCATAATATTTAAAAATCCTGATGTAATAGTTAATTACACATAATTTTAAGTGCAGAAAAACCAAAAGCGAGTATTAGAAATAATTCTCAGTGCGATCGCTTTAACGATCGCTACATTAATATTTCTCAAGGCATTTATTGATATTGATACTAATTATGATGTGGGTTGGTATCATCTACCTTTTGCTGCCAGAATTTGGGGCATTGTACCAGTCGAATCTTTTAGTTCGGAAAATATAGTAGAGTATCGCTATGCTGGTTTTCCGTTATTAACGCATTTTTTTCAAGGTCTATTGTGGAAGTTATCAGGCAGAGTTCAGGCTGCTAATTTAGTTGGATACTTGAGTTTAATTATTTATTTTCTGACCCTAAGAAGCTTTTTCCAAGTTCCACTTTACCTCTCTACCATTGCCATTTTCGCGATTCCTGCGGTTCTAACTCACGCTAGCACTAGTTTTGTCGATCTCCCTGGCAACATCGGTGTCGCGGTACTGATGATGATGATCTACAGGTTTTTTAGCCAGTCTCAGTTACCCAGTAAGCCAGAACTGCTATTTGCCTTTTTGGGTGCAGCGATGGCGGCAAATACGAAACCACAGCTACAGCCTTTAATCTTTGTTCTTTTCTGGGTAGCAGGAATTAGGCTGGTATGGCTCTATTTTAAATACACTGCTTCAGCTCAACGTCGGTTATGGCAGACTGTACTGTTAACGGCGATCGCTTCTATACTTATTTTTGCCACACCGATTAAAAACGTGGCGCTATACGGCAATCCTTTTTACCCGATCGAGATTCAAGTGGCGGGTATTGTTCTCAATCACAAACTTACTCCTGATACTTATAGTGAAGGGA
This window contains:
- a CDS encoding sulfotransferase: MKPNLFIVGQPKTGTTALHQFLGQHPEIYMSSIKEPHFFCADFHLESDRAYGKQRFYDFRSESAYLQLFSKAKNIKVAGESSTNYLYSQVAAEKIYNFNPDAKIIIVLREPAKFLYSLHSHYVKFTEENEPDFLTALALETKRKQEEALSPRVTSPSYLYYSQRVQYYQQVKRYCDRFKPEQIKVIIFEEFKSANERIFREILEFLGVEPNFTPEYSAINVNKEVKFKAINNLINNPLAKSISKNLLSQEFNEFVRDNVVEKLLWHQAPKAKIPEEIKLQLMQQYQPEVAKISELLQLDLLSKWGYDTLSD
- a CDS encoding FkbM family methyltransferase; translation: MTQIFNLQLENNVKKITQAIRQQKINEYIIKKQFEDVSFDFVIGDSEGQQWYDSSPKNQVELLNPEFKFIQQLIKPGDIVFECGTHHGLTAMLLSRWVGTEGKIVTFEINNHNAAIAKKNIELNNINNVILEQKGLGSQKSQQKIFNKSNSSVTPSKIVSLGWLKNFIYGTNEVEIIALDDYAQTQSTLPTFIKIDVEGYESEVLKGATEILKTLPKLEIEIHTEILSRYNTSVKEIFELINIESYQTWVQWDDGEEPQPFDLQQKIDRRVHLFAVPKDESN
- a CDS encoding flippase-like domain-containing protein encodes the protein MLNKKNIISSVLSLALGFFLVWLILRFTEVDLAEIVATFYSLNPLLAGLAISSLIIHTFFTAYKWALVTQKLTPNNQQPLKFYLFYTTLGSLTMQFMPQYVGMVMVQNFALRAHKISSFSRGFLSIIYDQFFNMLIPLLLFPASILYVLGYVSSSVAVFMWIATIIATHFIINKWHRRLISWLIKTLTWLKQLKSGKNRNSQLEIGSSNDSILGKDFTLYLYWISVVRYGVWTIRGIFIAIAGGFKIKLWAVVFVTPIVQLAMLLSFTPANLGFMEFSWIGLLELSNVPGEVAVQFSLMQRFLYIVAVVIILAVFAVVSLIDRFALFSSKQN